One bacterium genomic window, CCTGGAGATGTTCAAGTCCTTCCGCCTCGAAGCGGAGCAAAAAGGATTCCGCTATTTCCTCGAGGTGTTTAATCCCAACGCCGGTCAAGCGGTACCGCCGGAAAAACTGGGGCAGTTCATCAACGACCACATCGTCCGAGACCTAGCCGGGGTCACCAAAGCAGGCCGTCCGCTTTTTCTCAAGGTGGTTTACCAGGGGCCCAAGTTCATGGAGCAGCTGGCAAGCTATGACCCGACGTTGATACCGGGTATCCTCGGCGGCGCCTCTGGCACCACGCTGGATGCTTTTCAATTGCTGGCCGATGCCAAAAAGTACGGCGCCCGCATCGCGCTGTACGGCCGCAAAATCAACAACAGCGAACACCAACTCGCCTTTATCTCCTTTTTGCGCTTGGTGGCTGACGGCGACCTGGCGCCGACCGAAGCGGTGGAAGCGTATCATGGTGTTCTGCAAAAGCTGGGCATCAAGCCCTACCGCAGCCTGCAGGAGGACCTGCAAATCACCAATCCCGCAGTGGCCTATGGCGGTTCCTCGCATCGAGTGACGGTGCCTGTACAGGCGACCATAAAGACCGCACCGGATTTCAGTAAAATGACCGCGAAAGAAAAGCTGGACTATCAGCGTAAACGGTTACGCGCCTGAACCGGGGCTGGCGCAGCTCCGGTGCGCTCATTGCCTTTTCAATAAAAATGTTTTAATCTCATAGGGCGAATAGCCGAAACGCAGCAGACCTGATTTGAACGAGGCCGGCTTGGCATCCCGTTCCATGAGATTGCACTCTTGCACCGCGGCCACTGGAAAATGAAACTGAACGGCCGCATCGCCTGCCATGCCCTGGCTCTCATACACGCGCAGAATGATCTCCTCTGAATCCTCCGCCTGTTTTAAGGTTTCTACGCAAAGAGAATCCCCCTTGGCGATTTCAATAAAGCCGTACCGTCCGGGCAGCGTGAGTCCTTTGCCAGCCGGCGTGCCCGTTTTAGGCATGTAGACGGTCAGAGGCGCGTTCAATTCGCTGCCGCGTCGCACCACCCGGCTTTGCTGCCATCCGCCCGGGTGCGGATAAAGGCTGTAGGTCAGATGATGAACGCCGTCATCCGTTGGTGCGCCAAATTGCACGTGCCAGGCGGGTTCGATCGGATCTGGGCAGTAACCGGAACGCAGCAGGGTCAAGCGCAGCAGGCCATTGTGAGTATCGTAGCCATACTTGCAATCGTTCAACAACGCCAAACCGTACTGGTGGTCGGAGACATCGGCCCACCGTTGCGCCGGCACCTCAAACTTGGCCTTTTCCCAGGAGGTGTCAGAGCTAAGAGTCCGTTCCAGGACGCCGAATTGAATCTCATAATGGGCTCTGGCGTTGGGCGATGGGATGGGAAAACCCACTTTGAGAACAGTGCGCCGTTCATGCCAGTCCACTTCGGTGCAGAAATCGATACGACGCAGTTGCCGGTAGAAGTAGATGTCCTGCGAGATGCGCGAGTCTTTGCTCTTGTGCACAGCCCGCAGAATAGTGCAGATCGGCCCGGACGCGACCACCTTGACCGATTCCGGCTGAAACAGCGCCAGCGGATGGTCCCGATAATCGTCGTCCAGATCCCATGCCTCATATTCATTGGGATAATCTAAAAAAGTTTGGAAAACATTTCCCGGCTGCTGGCGGGTGAACAGCTCCCGTTCTTGTTCCACGTCGTAGAGCCGTTCCAACTGTCCCTGATCGTTCCACTTGATCTTGAAATAAGGCGTTTCCACGCTCTGAATCGATACGCGATCGCTTGGTCCGGCGGTTCTCTTCCGCCCTTCGACCACACGATACGCAGCATAACCGAGAGAGGGCACCTCTTTGGCCAGAATCAGGCAGGTGACCCGATTTTTTTCCACCCGAAGGACCTGCAACGCCACCGGTTGGTCCTGATCGTCGACGACATGAAATCTGTCATCGCTGCGATTCAGCGTCAGCTGAACGACGTCGGTGCGGGCCCAGGAGAGCGAATTGAACACAAGCACTGTGTTCTCGGCCGCAGGACATCGTCCGGCGATGACCTGCTGGGCGTTTTTACGGGCCGTGTTGGCCGTCTGCATCACTTTATCATAGATCGCCTGGCTGTCCTCGTATACCTCTGGGATCGAACTGCCGGGAATGATATCATGAAACTGGGTGATCAAAAAATTGCGCCAGGTGTCGGTGAATTGCGCCTTGGGATAGATGTAGTGAGGACCTGCGAGCGCGCTCCAGATCTCCGCCTCGCGTAAAGCGACCTCGCATTTGCGGTTCATCCGCTTGGCCGGAGCGTGCGATGTATAGGTGCCGCGGTGTTTTTCAAAGTACAGTTCATTGGACCAGACCGGCAGGGTGCGCGCCTTTTTGCTCAAGGTCTTGAAAAAAGATTTTACAGAGCCGTGATGCAAAGAGGGCAGCCCGGGCATTTTGTCCAGCCACGTCATACTCTCCAAATCCTTGCGTGTGGTGCCGCCGCCGCCATCGCCGTAACCCACGGGCATAATCACGTTCTCCACCTCGCCGCGTTGCCGCACCTGATCGTCCATTTCGGCCAACTGCCGGGCCACCATCTGGCAATTGTAAGCGGAGGAATGATACAGCAGACAGGAGAGCACGCGGGTGCCGTCGACGCCCTGCCACCAAAAAACGTTGTAGGGGAATTGGTTCACCTCATTCCAGTTCAATTTAGTGGTAAAAAAATAATCAATCTCGGATTTCTTCAGGATCTGCGGCAGAGCCCCTGAATATCCAAACACGTCGGGAAGCCAAAGCGTATTCACTTTGACGCCGAAGGCTTTTTCAAAATAGCGTTTGCCGTACAGCACTTGCCGTACCAGCGACTCGCCGGAGGAGATATTGCAGTCGGCCTCCACCCACATGCCGCCCACCGGCT contains:
- a CDS encoding alpha-mannosidase; the protein is MRRFTKLLIELETALWKARMPLSTWHYYAGEIEPAEVARYNIKKWPTIETPFLWGGYDQTGWFFCDVKLPQTWRTEKIYLYVQSTESLLYVNGRPYQGLDENHPECLLNNVQSDGSRLTLAIESYSGRLHQQNVFRSAELRIVHPAGWSLYHALKNAIEAMELLPPDSAERVNWRKFIEGTVAHIDPRQPGSEAFLASLEKALIHFEKGLSQFQTKRPLAVWPVGHSHIDVAWLWRLKEVQRKCGRTFSSMIRLLEEYPDFRFVQSQPVLYDYTEKRYPALFEEIKKKVHEGRWEPVGGMWVEADCNISSGESLVRQVLYGKRYFEKAFGVKVNTLWLPDVFGYSGALPQILKKSEIDYFFTTKLNWNEVNQFPYNVFWWQGVDGTRVLSCLLYHSSAYNCQMVARQLAEMDDQVRQRGEVENVIMPVGYGDGGGGTTRKDLESMTWLDKMPGLPSLHHGSVKSFFKTLSKKARTLPVWSNELYFEKHRGTYTSHAPAKRMNRKCEVALREAEIWSALAGPHYIYPKAQFTDTWRNFLITQFHDIIPGSSIPEVYEDSQAIYDKVMQTANTARKNAQQVIAGRCPAAENTVLVFNSLSWARTDVVQLTLNRSDDRFHVVDDQDQPVALQVLRVEKNRVTCLILAKEVPSLGYAAYRVVEGRKRTAGPSDRVSIQSVETPYFKIKWNDQGQLERLYDVEQERELFTRQQPGNVFQTFLDYPNEYEAWDLDDDYRDHPLALFQPESVKVVASGPICTILRAVHKSKDSRISQDIYFYRQLRRIDFCTEVDWHERRTVLKVGFPIPSPNARAHYEIQFGVLERTLSSDTSWEKAKFEVPAQRWADVSDHQYGLALLNDCKYGYDTHNGLLRLTLLRSGYCPDPIEPAWHVQFGAPTDDGVHHLTYSLYPHPGGWQQSRVVRRGSELNAPLTVYMPKTGTPAGKGLTLPGRYGFIEIAKGDSLCVETLKQAEDSEEIILRVYESQGMAGDAAVQFHFPVAAVQECNLMERDAKPASFKSGLLRFGYSPYEIKTFLLKRQ